The following is a genomic window from Miscanthus floridulus cultivar M001 chromosome 14, ASM1932011v1, whole genome shotgun sequence.
AAAGAGCAGCGTCTGCGGCATCCATTGCAGACTGCACAGCCTTTTGTTTATTTTGCTCACCCATTTTCTTCTTTGCCTTCCTAAGTTCATCCTGAGATGTGCAACAGTTATAATCATCATAAAAGTAAactattactccctccattccaaattgtaggtCATTTTggctagatacatagcttttgctacgcacctaaatatacactatgtaaagaaaagaaaaaatgtcttacaatttggaacagagAGTAAATTACTAGGTGGTAACTTTTTATTAAAAAGAGAACATAAATGTCGTAGGTGATTCTTCTTTCTTAAACATGAGCATATATAAGAAATCCAAAATAGAAACATTTACAGACCTCTAGCTTTGAAACCTTGCCTCTCAAATCAGCCTTTTTCGCAGCAGGGATAGCAGCTGCATCCAGCCCACTCTTGATGGAAGCAATTTTCTGATAAAGGGAGATTGATATTAGACGGTAATCTTAGAAATGATATATATCTCAGCAGAAAAGACAGAAGTCTTCAATTCCACAGGAGTAATGTACAGATGCAGTCCTTCAACCTGCCCAATGGTGTCAACTAGATCTATAATAAACACTTTAAATGCGAATGTGGGATTAatactttattttttttcttgaaaCCCGCAAGAGAGCTGTGTATCtttgtattaagaagaaaaaaggggCAAGAGCCCTTACAACACACACCCACACTCCTAAGCTCTTATAGCACTAACATTAATACTTTATAGTACTAACATTAATTGAAGGCCATGGAAtctacttcctccatcccaaaaagaATGGTTGAAGTGCCAAAAGttggaccaaatatatatagataaaaatattaatgtttCTAACGCCAAAtaagtatactatgaaaatatctCATGACAAATCTGATGACACTTAATTGATACTTTTTTCTATATAGTTAtcagtcaaacttaagatactttAACTTGGTACTGTGCTACAATTGCATCTTTTCCTGGACAAAGGGAGTATTTGATTTATAAGGTTGGGCCAAGCCCAATTAAATCCAATAAAAATAGCTTGCTCATTTTCATTGGCATGAGGACTGCAACAAATTGTACATCCCATTACAACATACTGGCATGTTTGCTAGTGGTTATTAAAGAATAGAACATTACTAATGTAAGACATGCATCAGAACAGCTTTTATTAATGTTGTTTCTTATGCTCCCACGAAAAAGACTACGCCTTGGTTCATTATTATAGCACTCAACTGATCATGTTATGTCAACACTGCAACTCCAGGAGAGACAATCCCTAAAAAATGATAGAAGCTTGataccttttccaacaaagctccCTCCAACTGAGATGCTTCATTGATATCAGAATCAATAGATGATGCCAACACCATAGCCTGGGTGGCACATCCAGCAGTCACGGCTGTTATCCTCCTAACACCTTTTGCAATACCCTCCTCAGATAAGAGTGCGAATGCTTTAGCATCTCTTGTGTTTGTGATATGTGTACCTGATATATACACAAAATTTTAGATATCATAATCATGAAACATAGAATTACATAGCAGAGAGCTGAAAACAAACCTCCACATAGTTCAGTCGATATGGATAACCACTCTTTGCTATCAGGATCTGCAAGCAGATCTTCCACTTTACGACCAACTGATACAACTCTTACTGGATCAGGGTAGATCTACAAAATCAATATGCCAACCCCTTTAATAACTAGCCAAACAAGAAATATCAACATTCCATGAGCAAGAAAACTTACTTCACCAAACACAGCACGAAGACCATTTATGCGCTTTGCATCCTCTAATTTTATTTCAAGTGCATATACACCCAGCTCATCCTTTATTTGCTGGTTCACTATGGACTCAATTTTTCTCAAATCTTCAGGCTGGACAGGTTTTCCTGTTATATGAATTAACAGCTGACTAAACGAGCTCATAAAATTCAGTCAGTGGAATACAAAGGAGCCACAATACCATGAGAGAAATCAAATCTCAGCTTCTCAGGTAGAACAATTGAACCCTTCTGGTCAACATGATCACCAAGTACTTCCTATAAATGCAATGGCAGAATCATCAGGAGAGAAGAGAGCAACTGTGTAAATTTTGGACAAGGTAGAAACATACCCTTAGAGCAAAGTTCAACATGTGAGTACACGTATGGTTTGGAGCAATCAGTGTGCGCCGGTTGTAATCAACCTACCAATGGGTTTTTGCCATATTGAAATACGATCAATTACATACGAACTAATTTAGTGCAAAAATGTAGCTAGTAAAAGGTATCACCTTGCATATCACACTATCACCAAGAGACAAAACCTTGGAACCTTTTGTAAATGAGCCAATATGTAGAACATAGCCAGCAAACACTTGGACGTTGTTCACATTAAAAGTTCCAAAAGACCCCTCAATGCTTCCAGTGTCAAATATCTTGAAGCCAAAAAATCCATGTTAATCCAAAAGATTTAGCAAATGTATGTCTCAGTGATGACATTTGAAAAAGCAGATAACTTTGAAGGTAAACTGCAGTATATTATTGCTGTGATATAATGACATCAAGCTATAGAAATTATTGAAAGGCAGATAGCCCACAACAGGATACTAAAGAACTCCACACAAGCACACACACAAATACAGTGGATTTGGTAGCTATAAAATGACTTATCATTTTCTGTTTTTCTCTCTCATATGTAGGCAGCCGTCAGCTACAATTGTGGCTGTGATAGCCTCCTAATTAATGCAGAATATTACCCAAATAATCAGCCTATTAATCCTATTACTCCATGTTGAAATTTAGCTAAAGTAAATGCTATGAACCTTGACACTAGCATGCACCTAGACACAGGATTGTTTCCAACAATTATATACTATGTTTCAAGTTTCAATATTAAAAGTAACGTTGAGAACCTTTAGAGCCATGCATCAATGTTCCCTCGCTACAATTCTAGTCTCAAGATCAGGAGGGACAGTCAAAGTTTGGCTAGGCGGCGACTACTCGGCGACTACGCGCGCCTAGTCGCTGGGCGAAGCCCGTCGCCGCGACTAGAGGCATAATCGCGCATCGCGGCGCTAGGCGGCGCGGAGGGCGGCCAAAGGGGCCTGGAGCTGGACTGTTGGAGGGCAGGGGCCGCCGGCGCTGGGCTCGAGCCAGCTGGAGCTGGAGCCTGGAGGGCAGGGGTGGCCAGCGCGGCGCTCTGCGGTGGTGTGGCCTGCACCCTGCGCCTGCGGGATGCCGGGGCCAGGATGGGATGGGCGCCTGGGCAGTGGCGCGGCGGGAGGGCTTGGTGCGCCGCGGAATGGCGTGCGGCGAGCGCTGTCCGGCTAGGTAGCGCCGACAGGCAGCTGGCATGCTCCTCGCCTCCTCCCGTGCGGCGGCGCGGGTGCGGCTGCGGGCGCGCGCTCATGGGAGGGACGGAGGGAGGCAGATAGGAGCAGAGGCGGAGGGTTAGGTTTGCTGTTGCCTGGGCCTtcattattgggctgaaattacATGGGGTATGTGGTGTTGATGGCCCAACGACTAGGGCCTGGGCTGCAGATCCGCCCCTGTGCACTTGTATTACTGTCCTATCCATTTGTATTGTAATTACCAGCTGCTGATATGGTGTGCTCATGGATGGGAGGCTGCTGAAATCATCCAGATAAGTCACAACTtagtgttttctattttttttttaacAGCTAGCTGTCTATTGACTAATTTACTAACTACTAgttatatacataatatatatatatatgtaaaattTATGGCTATATTGCCAAAACGCCTAGGAGCGCCTAGGACCGAGTACTCCCGACTAGGCGCTAGGCAATGGGTTAGCGCCTAGATTCCACCTAGCGCCTAGCTGAACTTTGGGGACAGTACAAACTTTGTGTTTCAAATGGTGAAATGATACAGATAAAATAAAGTTAAAAACAGAAATGTTTTAACATGACAATTGTTTGGCAAATTGAAACAAGTCCTAGAACAGCACATTTGGATCGAATATACCAGAAGGCAGCACTAACTATCCAAGAACTGCCTGAAAATAATAATTAAAGAGAACTTGCCAGCCAGACGAGGCTGATATTTCTAAACACTGAACAAGGCTAACAGTTGATGGtgtgaatttaaaaacacttaatGCCAGATTTCATATCGCTATTGCATGGATATAGA
Proteins encoded in this region:
- the LOC136505058 gene encoding alanine--tRNA ligase-like, which encodes MGDVFPELKDNEKKIKDIIRDEEESFENTLAKGYEKFKKAADAVKDNGGTVLSGQDAFVLWDTYGYPIDLTEVMAIDYGLTVDKEGFNASMEEARQKARNARNKSGGNSIAMDANATAHLHKLGLASTDDSPKFLWPKEHESVVKAIYTGSEYVTTATGDEDFGLVLESTSFYAEQGGQIFDTGSIEGSFGTFNVNNVQVFAGYVLHIGSFTKGSKVLSLGDSVICKVDYNRRTLIAPNHTCTHMLNFALREVLGDHVDQKGSIVLPEKLRFDFSHGKPVQPEDLRKIESIVNQQIKDELGVYALEIKLEDAKRINGLRAVFGEIYPDPVRVVSVGRKVEDLLADPDSKEWLSISTELCGGTHITNTRDAKAFALLSEEGIAKGVRRITAVTAGCATQAMVLASSIDSDINEASQLEGALLEKKIASIKSGLDAAAIPAAKKADLRGKVSKLEDELRKAKKKMGEQNKQKAVQSAMDAADAALSGNKPFCVTHVDVGLDTTAVREAVIKVMDKGLPIMLFSTDEASNKAVIYAGVPPNAPSGFKVLDWLTPSIAPLKGRGGGGKNGIAQGQGSDASQLKEAMALANSIASMKLC